From a region of the Saccharomycodes ludwigii strain NBRC 1722 chromosome VII, whole genome shotgun sequence genome:
- the PAC2 gene encoding Pac2p (similar to Saccharomyces cerevisiae YER007W | PAC2 | Perish in the Absence of Cin8p), with product MDASKVKLNNRLTIGENTCTIRFIGRIPQWPHDVAIGVEWDNIERGKNDGSLDGIQYFQTRRRQKSGSFFKKEKLLKELENSTKVNNSKTLSDHLSLIIQEENLKEVEKSDNSKHDLNGIISFGLKNVEFLGFDTTPKETSHRFTRTILDLSGKNISQTGDLDSAEVKGYFQKVEYLDLSDNFLFNFQDVIKIIDIMPNLQVLKLDGNKFKVSSIAGVHNIIVLKKLSLAGCTNSEDFIKFVVSITKIFRCDSYDFSNNALDNTCMDNQDNLTININCKVLDLSYNKFTKFPLLNLDSSSIVEEWLLHDNKIEQVDNSATFSAIRNIKSLDLRYNKITDWQFIDKLRNFIPNLKKLRIVNNPIVFKYEEMFPILVPRLPPSLIELDGSAISSMERADLELHFVNSVKKGEILYAKETEHWNYLCEKHKVTTSILPMVVTTDSFLSQMGLIKLRIMPFNFDIYILDTCTVRYLKTVIRTQLKRKTTHYNIPYSIIKIKDIKYAVVHDTLETFINEFSPLSYYNLQDGDIIHVILG from the coding sequence ATGGATGCTTCAAAAGTTAAACTCAATAATAGATTGACTATAGGAGAAAACACATGCACAATACGGTTCATAGGTAGAATACCACAGTGGCCTCATGATGTTGCAATTGGTGTTGAATGGGACAATATagaaagaggaaaaaatgATGGTAGTTTAGATGGgattcaatattttcaaacaaGAAGAAGACAAAAATCTGgttccttttttaaaaaagaaaaactgttaaaagaattagaaAATTCAACAAAAGTCAACAACAGCAAGACACTTTCAGATCATCTATCACTAATCATCCAAGAAGAAAACCTGAAAGAAGTAGAAAAAAGTGACAACTCTAAGCATGATCTGAACGGGATTATATCTTTTGGACTCAAAAATGTAGAATTTTTAGGATTTGATACTACACCAAAGGAAACAAGCCATAGATTCACTAGGACCATCTTAGATTTATCtggtaaaaatatatcacaAACTGGTGACTTGGATTCAGCCGAAGTTAAAGGATATTTCCAAAAAGTTGAATATTTAGACTTGTcggataattttttatttaattttcaagATGTTATAAAGATTATTGATATAATGCCTAACTTACAAGTACTAAAACTAGACGGCAATAAATTTAAGGTTAGTAGCATTGCTGGAGTCCATAATATTATAGTGTTGAAAAAACTATCTCTCGCTGGCTGCACCAATTCAGaagattttataaaatttgttgTATCCATCACTAAAATATTTAGGTGCGATAGTTAtgatttttccaataacGCTTTGGACAACACTTGTATGGACAACCAAGACAATCtcacaataaatataaactgTAAGGTATTAGATTTATCATATAACAAGTTTACTAAATTTCCccttttaaatttggatTCATCATCGATAGTTGAGGAATGGTTACTACATGacaataaaattgaacaaGTAGATAATAGTGCTACATTTTCAGCCAttagaaatataaaaagcTTGGATTTGAggtataataaaattacagATTGGCAATTTATAGATAAGTTAAGGAACTTTATAccaaatttaaagaaattaagAATAGTAAATAATcctattgtttttaaatatgaAGAAATGTTTCCTATATTAGTCCCTAGGTTACCACCAAGTTTGATAGAATTGGATGGCTCTGCTATAAGTTCAATGGAACGTGCTGACTTAGAATTACATTTTGTGAACAGCGTGAAAAAAGGTGAAATTTTGTATGCCAAAGAAACTGAACATTGGAATTATTTATGTGAGAAACATAAGGTTACAACTTCCATCCTTCCAATGGTAGTTACAACCGATTCATTTTTATCCCAAATGGGACTGATTAAGTTGAGGATAATgccatttaattttgatatATACATCTTAGATACATGTACAGTTAGATATTTGAAAACTGTCATTAGAACTCAgctaaaaaggaaaacaaCTCACTATAATATTCCATACTcgataataaagataaaggATATAAAATATGCTGTTGTGCATGATACATTGGAAACATTTATAAATGAATTTAGTCCCTTGTCATATTACAATTTGCAAGATGGAGATATAATTCATGTGATTTTAGGTTAA